In one Candidatus Absconditicoccus praedator genomic region, the following are encoded:
- the rpsK gene encoding 30S ribosomal protein S11: MAKKVAKTTKKKKNIKLPAGKLYINTTFNNTIITLTDEKGNKVSGGGTGLVGFKGTKESTPYAAEVLASSMIKQARDNFGLKEVGVIVEGLGMGRDGVFKAINDLGGVSINYIQEKTPIQFGGCKGVRPKRN; encoded by the coding sequence ATGGCTAAAAAAGTAGCTAAAACAACTAAGAAAAAGAAAAATATAAAACTTCCTGCAGGGAAGCTTTATATAAATACTACATTCAACAATACTATAATTACTCTTACTGATGAGAAGTGAAATAAAGTAAGCTGATGATGAACTTGATTGGTTGGTTTTAAATGAACAAAAGAAAGTACTCCATACGCTGCTGAAGTTTTAGCAAGTTCTATGATAAAACAAGCAAGAGATAATTTTTGACTAAAAGAAGTATGAGTTATAGTGGAAGGTTTATGAATGTGAAGAGATGGTGTTTTTAAAGCAATAAACGATTTGTGAGGAGTTTCTATTAATTATATACAAGAGAAGACTCCAATACAATTTGGTGGTTGTAAGTGAGTAAGACCAAAAAGAAACTAA
- the rpsM gene encoding 30S ribosomal protein S13: MFRLQGHIIPDNKIIWVGLTHVYGIGFSRSKEVLNKLGIDLETKVKDITDEQQKQITDELKNFVLENDLRREETGAIKRLKEIKSYRGIRHSVGLPVRGQKTIKHAKTAKKLMGRGRVRPILKK; this comes from the coding sequence ATGTTTAGACTTCAGTGACATATAATTCCAGATAATAAAATAATATGGGTGTGATTGACTCATGTATATTGAATCTGATTTTCAAGATCAAAAGAGGTTCTTAATAAGTTGTGAATAGACTTGGAAACAAAGGTTAAAGATATAACAGATGAGCAGCAGAAGCAAATCACAGATGAATTAAAAAACTTTGTTTTAGAAAATGACCTAAGAAGAGAAGAAACAGGTGCGATCAAGAGATTAAAAGAAATCAAATCATATAGATGAATAAGGCATAGTGTTGGATTGCCAGTAAGAGGTCAGAAAACAATAAAGCACGCAAAAACTGCAAAAAAATTAATGTGAAGATGAAGGGTAAGACCAATATTGAAAAAATAA
- the rpmJ gene encoding 50S ribosomal protein L36, translating to MKVRASVKPMCKSCQRIKRNGIYYIICSNPKHKQRQG from the coding sequence ATGAAAGTAAGAGCTTCAGTAAAACCAATGTGTAAATCTTGCCAAAGGATTAAAAGAAATGGAATATATTATATAATATGTAGTAATCCAAAACATAAACAAAGGCAGGGTTAG
- the infA gene encoding translation initiation factor IF-1 — protein sequence MSNQDAIVVEGVVEKILGGGDYQIKIDDMDMVVKAYASGKIKKNNIKIIEGDRVQVELNEYDPQKGRIIYRSNISK from the coding sequence ATGTCAAATCAAGATGCTATAGTAGTAGAATGAGTTGTGGAAAAGATATTGTGAGGGTGAGATTATCAAATAAAAATTGATGATATGGACATGGTAGTAAAAGCATATGCATCATGAAAAATTAAAAAAAACAATATCAAAATTATCGAATGAGATAGGGTACAAGTAGAGCTTAATGAATACGACCCTCAAAAATGACGTATTATTTATAGATCTAACATAAGTAAATAA
- the rplU gene encoding 50S ribosomal protein L21, producing MYAVVDINSHQYIVKKGDQIEVDKLKNEEGEGVEFENVLACFDDEGKDVKLGKPYVDSAKISAKVVKTYKDKKINVVKFHNKNRYHRKYGFRPQKTLLQIEDIKA from the coding sequence ATGTATGCAGTAGTTGATATAAATTCTCATCAGTATATTGTGAAAAAATGAGATCAAATAGAAGTAGATAAGCTGAAAAACGAAGAAGGAGAATGAGTAGAATTTGAAAATGTTTTGGCATGTTTTGATGATGAATGAAAGGATGTAAAATTGGGAAAACCATATGTGGATTCTGCAAAAATATCTGCTAAAGTTGTGAAAACTTATAAAGATAAAAAAATCAATGTAGTAAAATTTCACAATAAAAACAGATATCATAGAAAATATGGTTTTAGACCTCAAAAAACTCTTTTACAAATTGAAGATATAAAAGCATAA
- the rplT gene encoding 50S ribosomal protein L20, producing the protein MVRITNGKVRHRRHKTLIKRTKGFRLGRNNVYKQVRLALLKQGQNAYIGRKLKKRDFRRLWIERLSAALRARGSKYSVFVGQMTKKDVRLNRKVLSNIAVAFPEVFDKIHDEVLK; encoded by the coding sequence ATGGTAAGAATAACTAACTGAAAAGTAAGGCATAGAAGACATAAAACGTTGATTAAAAGAACAAAATGATTTAGGTTGTGAAGAAACAATGTCTATAAGCAGGTAAGATTGGCTTTGTTGAAGCAGGGTCAAAATGCTTATATTTGAAGGAAGCTTAAAAAAAGAGATTTTAGAAGGCTTTGGATAGAAAGATTGTCAGCAGCTCTAAGAGCAAGAGGTTCTAAATATAGTGTTTTTGTTTGACAAATGACTAAAAAAGATGTAAGGCTTAACAGAAAAGTTTTGTCAAATATTGCTGTTGCATTTCCAGAGGTTTTTGATAAAATACATGATGAGGTGTTGAAGTAG
- a CDS encoding large ribosomal subunit protein bL35 — MKLKSNSSMKKRIKVTGRGKLLHKKAGRSHLLTNKGAAPRKDLYGRRLSEKESTKIRNLIPYKAG; from the coding sequence ATGAAGTTGAAGTCTAATAGTTCTATGAAAAAAAGAATTAAAGTAACATGAAGATGAAAGTTATTGCATAAAAAAGCAGGTAGAAGTCATTTATTGACAAACAAGTGAGCAGCACCTAGGAAAGACTTGTATTGAAGAAGGTTGTCAGAAAAAGAGTCTACAAAAATAAGAAATTTAATTCCTTATAAGGCAGGATAA
- the infC gene encoding translation initiation factor IF-3, producing the protein MKNDFQRVITNGYIRANNIMLISEDGEKLGVFKKDDAIKKAEEEEKDVIQIGFNSKDNVAVAKLMEFGKFMYQKKKEDAEKRKAQKGKQMKEVKFSYNIGDNDLEMKKEKIEKFLRDGHPVKILGQLRGRENIFANKLYERLESIEQAFVDMSKSQGIKKEKKGYSVVLFAKIKQ; encoded by the coding sequence ATGAAAAATGACTTCCAAAGGGTCATAACTAATTGATATATTAGGGCAAATAATATTATGCTCATAAGTGAAGATTGAGAAAAGTTAGGGGTTTTTAAAAAAGATGACGCCATAAAGAAAGCTGAAGAAGAAGAAAAAGATGTTATTCAGATAGGTTTTAACTCCAAAGATAATGTTGCAGTAGCAAAGCTTATGGAGTTTTGAAAGTTTATGTACCAAAAAAAGAAAGAAGACGCAGAAAAAAGAAAAGCTCAAAAATGAAAGCAAATGAAAGAAGTAAAGTTTTCTTATAATATTTGAGACAATGATCTTGAAATGAAAAAAGAAAAAATAGAAAAGTTTTTAAGGGATTGACATCCAGTTAAAATATTGTGACAACTTAGAGGTAGGGAAAATATATTTGCAAATAAGCTTTATGAAAGATTGGAGTCTATAGAGCAGGCATTTGTAGATATGAGTAAAAGTCAGTGAATTAAAAAAGAAAAGAAGTGATATAGTGTGGTTTTATTTGCTAAGATTAAACAGTAA
- a CDS encoding DUF2304 family protein, translating into MNLVHFFTFFVGICLVVLFAFQEEYLDMFGNMFGLQRGADLLVYMAIVFLLYLYFELFHKITKQEKITTQNITIWAIKEFFWSNSLEDLQKKSSKMNSYEDDFVFLVRCYNESQVLGDVLQNIIDYGYKKLVIVDDGSTDNTQFVLDNIKKQNEDALIMDIHHFVNRGGGAANQTGFEFVRKNNYWIGARWMVTFDADGQMNIEDMKLFRKKIAKNPLKDIYLGNRFADGVGVRNMPILRRIILRGAKIITFILNGVNITDPHNGFRVININSLDKININSDGMAYASEIIDSIRVNNLSYDMVPVNIQYTQYSISKGQKNLNAIKILLEIIYKKFFYR; encoded by the coding sequence ATGAATCTGGTTCATTTTTTCACTTTTTTTGTGTGAATTTGTCTGGTAGTGCTTTTTGCTTTTCAGGAAGAATATTTGGACATGTTTGGTAACATGTTTGGGCTTCAAAGGTGAGCAGATTTGTTGGTTTATATGGCAATAGTATTTTTGTTGTATCTATATTTTGAGCTTTTTCACAAAATTACAAAACAAGAAAAGATTACAACCCAAAATATTACAATATGGGCAATCAAAGAGTTTTTTTGGTCCAACTCATTGGAAGATCTCCAAAAAAAATCTTCAAAGATGAACTCATATGAGGATGATTTTGTTTTTTTGGTAAGATGTTATAATGAATCCCAAGTGTTAGGAGATGTTTTGCAAAATATAATAGATTACTGATACAAAAAGCTTGTTATTGTTGATGATTGATCTACTGATAATACTCAGTTTGTTTTGGATAATATAAAAAAGCAAAATGAAGATGCATTGATTATGGATATACACCATTTTGTAAATCGTTGATGATGAGCAGCAAATCAAACTTGATTTGAGTTTGTTAGGAAAAATAATTATTGGATTTGAGCTAGGTGGATGGTTACTTTTGATGCGGATTGACAAATGAACATAGAAGATATGAAATTATTTCGCAAAAAAATAGCTAAAAACCCATTAAAAGATATATATTTATGAAACAGGTTTGCTGATTGAGTAGGAGTGAGAAATATGCCTATTTTAAGAAGAATCATTTTGCGGTGAGCTAAAATTATAACTTTTATACTAAATTGAGTGAATATCACTGATCCTCATAATTGATTTAGAGTAATAAATATAAATTCTCTTGATAAGATAAATATAAATTCTGATGGTATGGCTTATGCTTCTGAAATAATAGACAGCATTAGAGTAAATAACCTCTCTTATGACATGGTGCCAGTAAATATCCAGTATACTCAATATAGTATTTCAAAATGACAAAAAAATTTGAACGCTATAAAAATTTTACTAGAAATAATTTATAAAAAGTTTTTTTATAGATAA
- a CDS encoding SDR family NAD(P)-dependent oxidoreductase: METVIITGGAGYVGSHVAQKFLEEGYEVAIVDNLSNSNDDIVTKLHKSTGQFPDFYQVDIKDTVSLERVFNLYENIVGVVHMASQKGAIKSKEKMFFYYDNNIFTNFGLFKLMEKYNIENLVNASSSDVYAHRNSQPPYSENSRFGEYTPYGATKLIMEIILRELSERKGFNIYSLRLFEVVGASSCGNIGEDLTVMDKTMLGEILGSLCGMNDDLTIYGKNLNTYDGSRVFDFVHVEDVAKAFYLSFENLRKKEVGFDAINIGTGKGTSFNDMLDIAKNITGENISINYEDSDPSLPQSSFADVSKAYNQLGWSAQKSLSEGVESAWSYTKKMYLD, from the coding sequence ATGGAAACTGTAATAATTACTTGAGGTGCTTGATATGTGTGATCTCACGTTGCACAAAAATTTTTGGAAGAAGGTTATGAGGTTGCAATAGTAGATAATCTTTCAAATTCTAATGATGATATAGTTACCAAACTGCATAAGTCTACTGGACAGTTTCCGGACTTTTATCAGGTAGATATCAAGGATACAGTTTCTTTGGAAAGAGTTTTCAATTTGTATGAAAATATAGTTGGTGTAGTTCATATGGCTTCACAAAAATGAGCTATAAAAAGTAAAGAAAAAATGTTTTTTTATTATGATAACAATATTTTTACAAATTTTGGTCTTTTTAAGCTTATGGAAAAATATAATATCGAAAATTTAGTAAATGCTTCTTCTTCTGATGTTTATGCTCACAGAAACTCTCAACCTCCGTATAGTGAAAATTCTCGTTTTGGTGAGTATACACCTTATTGAGCAACTAAGCTAATTATGGAAATAATACTTAGAGAACTTTCAGAAAGAAAATGATTCAATATTTATTCTCTAAGGCTTTTTGAGGTTGTGTGAGCATCTTCATGTGGTAATATATGAGAAGATCTTACTGTGATGGATAAAACTATGCTTGGTGAGATTTTGGGTTCCTTGTGTGGTATGAATGATGATCTTACCATATATTGAAAAAATCTAAATACTTATGACTGAAGTAGAGTTTTTGATTTTGTGCATGTAGAGGATGTGGCCAAAGCATTTTATCTATCCTTTGAAAACTTGAGAAAAAAAGAAGTAGGTTTTGATGCTATAAATATTTGAACTTGAAAATGAACAAGCTTCAATGATATGTTAGATATTGCAAAAAATATTACCTGAGAAAATATTTCCATAAACTATGAAGACTCTGACCCATCTTTGCCTCAGTCATCTTTTGCAGATGTTTCAAAGGCATACAATCAGTTGTGATGGTCTGCTCAAAAATCTTTGTCTGAAGGAGTAGAGTCAGCTTGGAGTTATACAAAAAAGATGTATTTAGATTAA
- the cysS gene encoding cysteine--tRNA ligase, with product MDFFVYNTLTREKEKFEPFFNKEKDYVAIYTCGPTVYSMPHIGNLRSFVFAGLLSDVIRNVLGYKVLHTINITDVGHLTDDADSGEDKLEKAATKQGKTAWDIASYYEGVFKDIIKKLHLNFDNFPRATDYIQQQIEIIQQLEDQGLVYKIEGDGIYLDTSKVDDYGKLIGPNRDKFFEGLRDGARVDVGGKKNPTDFALWKFSPSGEKRHMEWDSPWGVGFPGWHIECSAMSKCTLGKNIDIHTGGTDHIQTHHTNEIVQSEYSFADNHPWVKYWMHCSFLQLKNGKISKSAGDTLSLPELENKGFESEDFRYFLLSGHYRSFLDFDWSFLYQSKQTRHNLAKKLSLFKHIRTVNSSGLTYSELEKKLDTKDAKDFLRELSGSILDDLNTPSLLAAINKYIGSANYEMLMVLHWFDKNVLKINVFDLAISILDKKVSLKVPDYIKQMAHERFRYKQEGNYKKADEIRDKINEQGYMIVDKPNGYDVQHKSLEV from the coding sequence ATGGATTTTTTTGTTTATAATACGCTAACCAGGGAGAAGGAGAAATTTGAGCCTTTTTTTAATAAAGAAAAAGATTATGTTGCAATTTATACATGTGGTCCTACTGTCTATTCTATGCCTCATATATGAAATTTGAGGTCTTTTGTTTTTGCTTGACTACTTTCTGATGTTATAAGAAATGTTTTGGGTTATAAGGTTTTGCATACGATCAATATTACAGATGTTTGACATCTCACTGACGATGCAGATTCTTGAGAAGATAAGCTTGAAAAGGCTGCTACCAAACAATGAAAAACTGCCTGGGATATAGCATCTTATTATGAGTGAGTGTTCAAAGATATAATAAAAAAATTACATCTAAACTTTGATAATTTTCCAAGAGCAACTGATTATATTCAACAGCAAATAGAAATAATCCAGCAGTTAGAAGACCAATGACTTGTGTACAAGATAGAATGAGACTGAATCTATTTGGACACATCCAAGGTTGATGATTACTGAAAGCTTATATGACCAAATCGCGATAAGTTTTTTGAATGATTGAGGGATTGAGCAAGGGTGGACGTTTGAGGCAAAAAAAATCCTACAGATTTTGCATTGTGGAAGTTTTCTCCAAGTTGAGAAAAAAGACATATGGAATGGGATTCTCCATGGTGAGTATGATTTCCAGGTTGGCATATAGAGTGTTCTGCAATGTCAAAATGCACTTTATGAAAAAATATTGATATTCATACTTGAGGTACTGATCATATACAAACTCATCATACAAATGAGATAGTGCAAAGTGAATATAGTTTTGCAGATAATCATCCTTGGGTAAAATACTGGATGCATTGTAGTTTTTTGCAGTTGAAAAATTGAAAAATATCAAAATCTGCTTGAGACACTTTGTCTTTGCCGGAATTGGAAAACAAAGGGTTTGAATCAGAGGATTTCAGATATTTTTTATTGTCTTGACACTATAGAAGTTTTCTTGATTTTGATTGGTCTTTTTTGTATCAATCAAAACAAACTAGGCATAATTTAGCAAAAAAGCTTTCTTTGTTCAAACATATAAGAACTGTGAATTCAAGTGGTCTTACATACTCAGAACTAGAAAAAAAACTTGATACCAAAGATGCTAAGGATTTTTTAAGGGAGCTTTCTGGTAGTATTCTTGATGATCTAAATACACCATCTTTGTTGGCTGCGATCAATAAGTATATTTGATCGGCAAATTATGAAATGTTGATGGTTTTGCATTGGTTTGACAAAAATGTTTTGAAAATAAATGTTTTTGATCTTGCTATAAGTATTTTGGACAAGAAAGTTTCTTTGAAGGTTCCAGATTATATCAAACAGATGGCTCACGAAAGGTTCAGATACAAGCAGGAGTGAAATTATAAAAAAGCTGATGAGATCAGAGATAAAATAAATGAGCAATGATATATGATAGTTGATAAACCCAACTGATATGATGTCCAACATAAATCTTTAGAAGTTTAA
- a CDS encoding DUF177 domain-containing protein: protein METKGIKIKVSDILQNPGSTDTIKFEKRKIKQLPNTTKNGISGTLQILGMDEKSLLATLEDVKTSLLQKCEVSGKEFVQDIDVKKYEMKFLMPGLDLPYEEFTDEIGYINEKDMTIDIQEMLYQSIILNIPTIIKSPEAEQLKPTLDDNSEDSEPQNKVRWIYK, encoded by the coding sequence ATGGAAACAAAATGAATTAAAATAAAAGTTTCTGACATTCTTCAAAATCCTTGAAGCACTGACACAATTAAATTTGAAAAAAGAAAAATCAAACAACTTCCAAACACAACCAAAAATTGAATAAGTTGAACACTACAAATACTATGAATGGATGAAAAAAGCCTACTAGCAACATTGGAAGATGTCAAAACTAGTCTACTACAAAAATGTGAAGTAAGCTGAAAAGAATTTGTCCAAGATATAGATGTAAAAAAATATGAAATGAAGTTTTTGATGCCTTGACTTGACTTACCTTATGAAGAGTTCACAGATGAAATTGGTTATATCAACGAAAAAGATATGACAATAGACATACAAGAAATGTTATACCAAAGCATAATTCTAAACATTCCTACCATAATAAAATCACCCGAAGCAGAACAACTCAAACCCACATTGGACGACAATTCAGAAGATTCAGAACCTCAAAACAAAGTTAGGTGGATTTACAAATAA
- a CDS encoding transposase, whose protein sequence is MPIRYIQLYPYTYYHIYNRGFDKQTIFYDHQDYDRFYKTMLRYNKDDFSKIDIASYCFLPNHFHFILISKSDDEYYISNFMRKLQQSYSQFFKIKHSLGKGQFFEGRFKSKPIQDEAYLQKCFVYVNFNPVKHGLVEDIKDWDYTSYHMLDETKKKQYLTLSEEIGILDDLEF, encoded by the coding sequence ATGCCTATAAGATATATTCAATTATATCCTTATACTTATTATCACATATATAATCGCGGTTTTGACAAACAAACCATTTTCTATGATCATCAAGATTACGATAGGTTTTATAAAACTATGCTTAGATACAACAAAGATGATTTCTCCAAAATAGATATAGCCTCTTACTGCTTTTTACCCAACCATTTCCATTTCATACTAATTTCTAAATCAGATGACGAGTATTATATATCCAATTTTATGAGAAAATTACAACAGTCTTATTCTCAATTTTTCAAAATTAAGCACTCTCTTTGAAAATGACAATTTTTTGAGTGAAGATTCAAATCAAAACCAATTCAGGATGAAGCTTATCTACAAAAATGTTTTGTATATGTTAATTTCAATCCTGTGAAACATTGACTGGTAGAAGATATAAAAGACTGGGATTATACTAGCTATCATATGCTGGATGAAACAAAAAAAAAACAATATTTAACTTTGAGTGAGGAAATATGAATCTTGGATGATTTGGAATTCTAG